In Vibrio bathopelagicus, the following are encoded in one genomic region:
- a CDS encoding LysR family transcriptional regulator, which translates to MDSFEGINEFVAVAECHGFSAAAKQLGCSTSHVSRQVSRLEERVGVALLARSTRMVSLTESGHTYYQQCKDLVIGLQQANEQVTSQQAQLSGTLRVSAAGAFAENHVAAALMEFAKDHPDLTIEMNFNTNMVNFIEDGIDFAIRYGRLDDSGLVARKLVDRPMAAAASLTYIEQFGYPTQPEQLKLHSCIIANSDQWLFEKDGKPLNAVRVHGRWKSNNSSAVLKACEEGLGIVYLPKSSFNGGLANGKLVPVLEEYWGAGTSSWIVYQNRRFLPQRARLAIDFLVSYFSDWNE; encoded by the coding sequence ATGGATAGCTTTGAAGGTATTAATGAATTTGTGGCGGTCGCAGAGTGTCACGGTTTTTCTGCGGCCGCGAAACAACTGGGTTGCAGTACCAGCCATGTCAGTCGCCAAGTTTCGAGACTAGAAGAAAGGGTAGGCGTGGCGTTGTTGGCGCGTTCAACACGTATGGTGAGCTTGACCGAGTCTGGGCATACCTATTATCAACAATGCAAAGATCTGGTTATCGGGCTGCAACAGGCGAATGAACAAGTGACGTCTCAACAAGCTCAGCTGAGCGGTACTTTACGCGTGAGTGCGGCGGGTGCGTTTGCCGAGAATCATGTCGCAGCGGCGCTGATGGAATTTGCGAAAGACCACCCTGATTTGACCATCGAAATGAACTTCAATACCAACATGGTTAACTTCATCGAAGATGGTATCGATTTCGCGATTCGTTATGGTCGGTTAGATGATTCGGGTTTGGTGGCAAGGAAACTTGTTGATCGTCCGATGGCAGCGGCTGCGAGCCTGACTTACATCGAACAATTTGGTTATCCAACCCAGCCTGAGCAGTTGAAGCTACACAGCTGTATTATTGCCAACAGTGATCAGTGGTTGTTTGAGAAAGATGGAAAACCGTTAAATGCTGTAAGAGTGCATGGACGTTGGAAAAGCAATAACTCGAGCGCCGTGCTTAAAGCTTGTGAAGAGGGACTTGGCATTGTTTACCTCCCTAAAAGCAGCTTCAATGGCGGTCTTGCCAATGGAAAACTGGTTCCAGTGTTAGAAGAGTATTGGGGAGCAGGAACAAGCAGTTGGATCGTATACCAAAACCGTCGCTTCCTTCCACAGAGAGCACGACTCGCGATTGATTTCTTAGTTTCTTATTTTTCCGATTGGAATGAATAA
- a CDS encoding type 1 glutamine amidotransferase domain-containing protein, producing the protein MKKILIPVTNYATLGDTDQANGTYAPELTHALKEIMAAGFEYDIASIKGGKGPLYGTDIEGDSVNAEILADDDFQNRINNTIPVSQINVESYDAIFYPGGFGLLSDLATDEQFAAIAAKHYEDGGVIASVCHGPAALLPVVLSNGEKLLSSKSVTGFTREEEIDFGTINDIPFLLEESLARSAARFNKVQPWQELVIVDERVITGQNPTSAHAVGVAIVEQLS; encoded by the coding sequence ATGAAAAAAATACTAATCCCAGTGACTAACTACGCAACACTAGGCGATACAGATCAAGCGAACGGTACTTACGCTCCAGAACTGACTCATGCATTGAAAGAGATCATGGCTGCAGGTTTTGAGTACGACATCGCTTCTATCAAGGGTGGTAAAGGCCCACTGTATGGAACTGATATTGAAGGTGATTCAGTAAACGCGGAAATCTTGGCTGATGATGATTTCCAGAACCGTATCAATAACACGATTCCGGTAAGCCAAATTAACGTAGAAAGCTACGATGCTATCTTCTACCCAGGTGGTTTCGGTTTGCTTTCAGACCTAGCAACCGACGAGCAATTCGCTGCTATTGCGGCTAAGCACTATGAGGATGGTGGTGTGATTGCATCAGTATGTCACGGCCCTGCGGCGCTGCTTCCGGTTGTTCTGAGCAACGGTGAGAAGTTACTGAGCTCTAAATCTGTGACTGGTTTTACACGTGAAGAAGAAATCGACTTTGGCACCATCAACGACATTCCATTCCTATTGGAAGAGTCTCTTGCTCGCAGCGCAGCGCGCTTCAACAAGGTTCAACCTTGGCAAGAGCTTGTGATTGTTGATGAGCGAGTAATTACAGGTCAAAACCCGACGAGCGCACACGCTGTGGGTGTGGCGATTGTTGAGCAGCTTTCTTAG
- a CDS encoding cysteine desulfurase-like protein, translating into MSFTLNDVRQQFSALGQYHNGKPVTFFDGPGGSQVPENVLASMTEYLGHFNSNLGGHYFSSQKTTSLMQQAREAAQALLNAESSGNVVFGANMTSLTFQLSRAISRDWKEGDEVIVTALDHYSNVSSWQQAADDKGAVVRQVRVDESDCSLDMAHFESLLNEKTKLVAVTFASNTTGSIVDMAKVIELAHQHGAQVYVDAVHYAPHHLIDVQQLNCDFLACSAYKFFGPHVGIAYVAPQWLHTLKPYKVEPATNIGPGRFETGTQSFEGLAGVIAAVDYLAQFGDPTDSLRSRLEQSYALYNKHESQLSEYFLKRLSDLEGAKLYGKTEFDSNLRTPTFAVTFDSYSPEFIAKKLGEHNICVWNGHFYALGLVKQLGIEEQGVVRIGCMHYNSIEEIDLLFNVLEGILRSNN; encoded by the coding sequence ATGTCCTTCACTCTTAATGATGTACGCCAACAGTTTAGTGCTCTAGGACAATATCATAACGGTAAGCCTGTGACCTTTTTTGATGGGCCGGGCGGGTCTCAAGTGCCTGAGAATGTTTTAGCTTCGATGACGGAATACCTAGGGCATTTCAATTCAAATCTAGGCGGGCATTACTTTTCTAGCCAAAAGACCACAAGCTTAATGCAGCAAGCAAGAGAAGCGGCGCAAGCACTGCTTAATGCGGAGTCTTCTGGCAACGTTGTGTTCGGTGCGAACATGACATCTCTGACCTTCCAACTTAGCCGAGCGATCAGCCGCGATTGGAAAGAGGGCGATGAAGTTATCGTCACTGCGTTAGACCATTACTCAAATGTATCGAGCTGGCAGCAAGCGGCAGACGACAAAGGCGCTGTCGTTCGCCAAGTTCGCGTAGACGAGTCGGATTGCAGTTTGGACATGGCGCATTTTGAATCGCTGCTTAACGAGAAAACCAAGCTTGTCGCGGTGACGTTTGCTTCGAACACCACAGGGTCTATTGTCGACATGGCGAAAGTTATTGAGCTTGCACATCAGCATGGTGCGCAGGTTTATGTCGATGCCGTGCATTACGCACCGCATCACTTGATTGATGTTCAGCAACTGAATTGTGATTTCTTAGCGTGTTCAGCTTATAAGTTCTTCGGCCCGCATGTTGGCATTGCTTATGTTGCGCCTCAATGGCTGCATACTTTAAAGCCTTACAAGGTCGAGCCTGCGACTAACATCGGCCCAGGTCGATTTGAAACAGGCACCCAAAGTTTTGAAGGCCTTGCTGGTGTGATTGCGGCGGTGGATTATTTGGCGCAGTTTGGTGATCCAACCGATTCATTGCGTTCTCGTTTAGAGCAAAGTTACGCTCTTTATAATAAGCATGAAAGCCAACTCAGTGAGTACTTCCTTAAGCGCTTGTCCGATCTTGAAGGTGCCAAGCTTTACGGGAAAACTGAGTTTGATTCAAACCTAAGAACCCCAACCTTTGCGGTTACCTTTGATAGCTACTCTCCAGAGTTCATCGCCAAGAAGTTGGGTGAGCATAATATCTGTGTGTGGAATGGTCACTTCTACGCACTAGGGCTGGTAAAGCAGCTAGGTATTGAAGAGCAGGGCGTGGTGCGTATTGGTTGTATGCATTACAACTCGATTGAAGAGATCGATTTGTTGTTCAATGTGCTTGAAGGAATTTTACGAAGTAATAACTAA
- a CDS encoding 2OG-Fe dioxygenase family protein: protein MLHAHENTLHITHLSNHAVKELSPSFSKLPSTEHADGQFRLRRYSVVEFSNGQVVEQDKHNFVQSEDINHFQGDVVRQFEPIEAQILSSEGMQEMCELFIETNGLEDGQEIEIHQIRIAAIFEETQVAPEGVHQDGFDHIALIGVNRHNIVGGEIMLYQDSHEAPFFRKVLGDGEVAMLADSKLWHNAQPIRTIDHDEMGYMDVFVLTAKDARNVLHS, encoded by the coding sequence ATGTTACATGCTCACGAAAATACCCTACATATTACCCACCTCAGTAACCACGCAGTTAAGGAGTTGTCACCATCATTCTCTAAGCTACCAAGCACAGAGCATGCGGATGGTCAGTTCCGATTGAGAAGGTACTCAGTGGTTGAATTCAGTAATGGACAAGTCGTTGAGCAAGACAAACATAACTTTGTTCAGTCTGAAGACATTAATCACTTTCAAGGTGACGTTGTTCGTCAGTTCGAGCCGATTGAAGCACAAATCCTAAGCAGCGAAGGCATGCAAGAGATGTGTGAACTGTTTATTGAAACCAACGGGCTTGAAGACGGACAAGAAATCGAAATACATCAAATCCGCATTGCCGCTATTTTTGAAGAAACACAAGTTGCTCCAGAAGGGGTTCACCAAGATGGTTTTGACCATATCGCTTTGATCGGTGTTAATCGACATAACATTGTAGGTGGTGAAATCATGTTGTATCAAGACTCACATGAAGCGCCATTCTTTAGAAAAGTGTTAGGCGATGGTGAGGTTGCGATGCTGGCAGACAGTAAGCTTTGGCACAATGCACAACCGATTCGTACCATTGACCACGATGAGATGGGCTACATGGATGTGTTTGTTCTAACGGCTAAGGATGCGCGCAATGTCCTTCACTCTTAA
- a CDS encoding DUF6575 domain-containing protein, with product MNLLPTGTQLGKLELLEVYQDVLGPKCFSVKNENTQRFMVYWSGDYDNGQCIKWAYIPVTKPLLASLLNKGVSFHDAFHRSDKLYLATIYTNEVGKPAKVELLNATNKQSVNLPSVDYEIDLEEACMF from the coding sequence ATGAACTTACTCCCAACAGGCACTCAGCTAGGTAAATTGGAACTACTGGAAGTGTATCAAGACGTCTTAGGGCCGAAGTGCTTCTCGGTTAAGAATGAAAACACTCAAAGGTTTATGGTGTATTGGAGTGGGGACTACGACAACGGCCAGTGCATTAAGTGGGCTTACATTCCGGTAACCAAACCATTGCTGGCCAGCCTGCTAAACAAAGGAGTGAGCTTTCACGATGCGTTTCACCGTTCAGATAAGCTTTATCTAGCGACTATCTATACAAACGAAGTAGGGAAGCCCGCTAAAGTTGAACTACTGAATGCTACGAATAAACAGTCAGTAAACCTGCCGTCTGTTGATTATGAAATCGACCTTGAAGAAGCTTGTATGTTTTAG
- a CDS encoding helix-turn-helix transcriptional regulator, which produces MNYLVPYEPIVDMLADFLGENVEVVLHDLRDIESSIYKLRNGHISGRVVGDPVTNLVVKSIATANSVDYEYNYVGLSKDGKKLKCATLYIRDENKRIVGALCINMVVEQFLNAKKFIDSFLAGYVPNEEDNSVDEHIGVSIPEMVDIRIDKVIEAYPVTLSELSKEDKIAIVTDLNNEGIFLLKGAVGKIANKLNISEPTAYKYLQQLK; this is translated from the coding sequence ATGAACTACTTAGTCCCGTATGAACCGATTGTTGATATGCTTGCTGACTTTTTGGGAGAAAATGTCGAAGTAGTGTTACACGATCTCAGAGATATAGAGTCATCCATATACAAGCTTAGAAATGGACATATAAGCGGTAGGGTGGTTGGAGATCCTGTGACCAACCTTGTAGTCAAATCAATAGCGACAGCTAATTCGGTTGATTATGAATACAACTATGTAGGTCTGTCGAAGGACGGTAAAAAGTTAAAATGCGCAACTCTTTATATTCGTGACGAGAATAAGAGAATTGTTGGTGCTTTGTGTATCAACATGGTTGTAGAGCAGTTTTTAAATGCTAAGAAATTTATTGACTCGTTTCTTGCTGGTTATGTGCCAAATGAGGAAGACAATAGTGTTGATGAGCATATTGGAGTTAGTATCCCTGAGATGGTTGATATTCGTATCGATAAAGTAATTGAAGCTTACCCTGTAACGCTATCTGAACTATCGAAGGAAGACAAAATTGCTATTGTTACGGATCTAAATAATGAAGGGATATTTTTATTAAAGGGAGCTGTTGGAAAAATTGCTAATAAATTAAACATATCTGAACCTACCGCCTATAAATACTTGCAACAGCTTAAGTAA
- a CDS encoding dicarboxylate/amino acid:cation symporter, giving the protein MLKKLEPYRSSIVLLLALIIGAIFGITAPELALKVKPIGQIFLNLLFMVIVPLVSLSVMSSIAGMTDLKKLGKILGLVLAISIAMAFFPSLGIVGIAQLFDLSQGVTIDLSQEFTGGAGGMDFVSMFTTNDFVGLLSKSNILALIIMSVLAGIAISQAGEQGKKIAELVDAANAIVMNIVGLIMKLAPVGLGAFFAATMASQDSSILAPLATVIGLLCGYMVIYYAVGATVYSYIGGGTNGVKQFWKYAAAPSITALGTCSSLGTLPVTIKAADSMGIKKEIYDICIPLFVNLNKSGVAITAAIKVVFIYAVLGLPFSFDVFVMTMVIAVLSAIIIGGVPGGAFLGEIFIVTTLGLPLEVIPVLVVIGTICDAPATVLNVVHDINATQIVERFMGKEKQPQELSQPAEQLA; this is encoded by the coding sequence ATGTTAAAAAAGCTAGAGCCTTACCGCTCATCAATAGTCTTACTATTGGCGCTTATTATTGGCGCAATCTTTGGAATTACTGCACCAGAACTTGCACTTAAGGTAAAACCAATAGGTCAAATTTTTCTTAACCTTTTATTTATGGTCATCGTTCCTTTAGTTTCACTTAGTGTTATGTCTTCAATTGCGGGCATGACTGACTTGAAGAAACTTGGCAAGATTCTAGGCTTAGTACTGGCGATTTCAATTGCGATGGCATTTTTCCCATCACTGGGAATTGTTGGTATAGCTCAGCTGTTTGACCTATCTCAAGGCGTGACCATCGACTTAAGCCAAGAATTTACAGGCGGTGCAGGTGGCATGGATTTTGTCAGCATGTTTACGACCAACGACTTTGTAGGCTTATTATCGAAATCGAACATTCTTGCGCTTATTATCATGTCTGTACTGGCGGGAATTGCGATTAGCCAAGCCGGTGAGCAAGGTAAGAAAATTGCTGAGTTAGTTGATGCAGCTAACGCTATAGTGATGAACATCGTTGGCCTTATTATGAAACTCGCTCCTGTCGGCCTTGGCGCATTCTTTGCTGCAACAATGGCATCTCAAGACAGTTCAATCTTAGCTCCTCTTGCTACAGTTATCGGCCTACTGTGCGGATACATGGTTATTTATTACGCAGTTGGCGCAACTGTCTACTCATACATCGGTGGTGGCACTAATGGCGTTAAGCAGTTCTGGAAATACGCAGCTGCCCCATCAATTACAGCGCTAGGTACGTGTTCTTCTCTTGGCACTCTACCAGTCACTATCAAAGCGGCTGACAGTATGGGTATCAAAAAAGAAATATACGATATCTGTATCCCACTCTTCGTAAACCTTAATAAATCCGGCGTTGCTATTACTGCGGCAATCAAAGTGGTCTTTATCTACGCAGTTTTAGGGCTTCCGTTTAGTTTTGATGTATTCGTTATGACCATGGTTATTGCTGTGCTATCGGCAATCATCATCGGTGGTGTACCGGGCGGCGCTTTCTTAGGTGAGATTTTCATTGTCACTACGCTCGGCCTTCCACTTGAAGTAATTCCAGTACTCGTAGTAATCGGCACTATATGTGATGCACCTGCAACAGTACTCAACGTTGTGCACGACATTAACGCAACACAAATCGTAGAACGCTTCATGGGTAAAGAAAAACAACCTCAAGAACTATCACAACCTGCTGAACAATTGGCATAG
- the metC gene encoding cystathionine beta-lyase, whose amino-acid sequence MTSKHIETKLVTAGRKPRFQQGSVNAVVQRASSLVFNSVKEKKDATANRAKGELFYGRRGTLTHFSLQDAMCELENGAGCALYPCGAAAVTNSILSFVASGDHVLMTGAAYEPTQDFCNIILKDMAVETTYYDPTIGSEIADLVKPNTKVVFLESPSSVTMEVQDIPAIVKAVRAVSEEVVIMIDNTWAAGILFPALEFGIDISIQAGTKYIVGHSDAMLGTAVSNERCWDRLRERSYLMGQMVDADTAYTASRGLRTMGIRLAQHEKASIEVAKWLTERPEVATVNHPALPSCKGHEFYVRDFKGCNGLFSFVLNKRLSQEELEEYLDNFKHFSMAYSWGGYESLILANQPEELNAIRPANPVDFEGTLVRIHVGLENVSDLIEDLENGFTRIY is encoded by the coding sequence ATGACTAGTAAACATATCGAAACAAAATTAGTTACCGCAGGTCGCAAACCTCGTTTTCAACAAGGTTCTGTAAACGCTGTAGTTCAACGTGCATCGTCACTTGTGTTTAACAGTGTTAAAGAGAAAAAAGACGCAACAGCAAACCGTGCAAAAGGTGAATTATTCTATGGACGTCGCGGCACTCTGACTCACTTCTCTCTACAGGATGCTATGTGCGAGCTAGAAAATGGTGCGGGTTGCGCGCTATACCCATGTGGTGCAGCTGCCGTAACAAATTCTATATTGTCATTCGTTGCCTCGGGCGATCACGTTCTTATGACGGGTGCCGCTTATGAGCCAACTCAAGATTTCTGCAATATCATTCTTAAAGACATGGCTGTAGAAACAACATACTACGACCCAACAATTGGTTCTGAAATTGCTGACTTAGTAAAACCTAATACAAAAGTAGTTTTCTTAGAGTCACCAAGTTCAGTAACTATGGAAGTTCAAGACATTCCAGCTATTGTCAAAGCGGTTCGCGCTGTATCTGAAGAAGTCGTTATTATGATCGACAACACTTGGGCTGCAGGTATTCTATTCCCTGCACTGGAATTCGGTATCGATATTTCAATTCAAGCTGGCACTAAATACATCGTTGGCCACTCAGACGCAATGTTGGGTACGGCCGTAAGCAACGAGCGTTGTTGGGATCGTTTACGTGAGCGTTCTTACCTTATGGGTCAGATGGTTGATGCAGATACAGCTTACACCGCTTCACGTGGTTTACGTACTATGGGAATTCGTTTAGCTCAACACGAGAAAGCTAGTATCGAAGTGGCTAAATGGTTAACGGAACGCCCAGAAGTTGCAACAGTTAACCATCCTGCACTACCAAGCTGTAAAGGTCATGAATTCTACGTTCGCGATTTCAAAGGCTGTAATGGTCTATTCAGCTTCGTCCTAAATAAAAGACTCAGCCAAGAAGAACTTGAAGAATATTTAGACAATTTTAAACATTTCTCAATGGCATATTCATGGGGCGGTTACGAGTCGTTGATTCTTGCTAATCAACCTGAAGAGCTGAATGCTATTCGCCCTGCAAACCCTGTTGATTTTGAAGGTACTTTAGTACGAATCCATGTAGGTCTAGAAAACGTATCCGATCTTATTGAAGATCTAGAAAACGGCTTCACGCGCATTTATTAA
- a CDS encoding RidA family protein: MEIVFSTQAPAAVGPFSQAIKSNGMLYLSGQLPLDPETMKFSASNVTGQAEQIFRNISSVIAEAGCEKESIVKTTVFLSDMNNFAEFNAAYSEFFGEHKPARSCVEVARLPLDALVEIELIAEL, from the coding sequence ATGGAAATTGTATTCTCGACACAAGCACCTGCAGCAGTCGGCCCTTTTTCTCAAGCTATCAAGTCTAACGGTATGCTTTACCTTTCTGGTCAGCTACCTCTAGACCCAGAAACAATGAAGTTTTCTGCTAGTAACGTGACGGGGCAAGCTGAGCAAATTTTCCGTAATATAAGTTCCGTTATTGCGGAAGCTGGCTGCGAAAAAGAGAGCATTGTTAAAACGACAGTATTCTTGTCTGATATGAATAATTTTGCTGAGTTCAATGCCGCTTACTCTGAGTTTTTTGGCGAACATAAACCGGCCCGTTCATGCGTAGAGGTTGCTCGTTTACCATTAGATGCTCTAGTAGAAATAGAATTGATCGCAGAGCTTTAA
- the trxB gene encoding thioredoxin-disulfide reductase — translation MSDVKHCNLLILGSGPAGYTAAVYAARANLNPVLVTGMQQGGQLTTTTEVENWPGDAEGLTGPALMDRMKEHAERFETEILFDHINEVDLSNRPFRLKGDSGEYTCDALIISTGASAKYLGLESEEAFKGRGVSACATCDGFFYRNQKVAVVGGGNTAVEEALYLSNIASEVHLVHRRDTFRAEKILVKRLMDKVENGNIVLHTDRTLDEVLGDDMGVTGVRIKDTQSDKTEDIDVMGAFIAIGHQPNTEIFKGQVDMKDDYIIVQSGLEGNATQTSIPGVFAAGDVMDHNYRQAITSAGTGCMAALDAERFLDGLNDK, via the coding sequence ATGAGCGACGTAAAGCACTGTAATTTATTGATTCTTGGTTCTGGCCCTGCTGGCTATACAGCTGCAGTTTACGCTGCTCGTGCAAACCTAAACCCAGTACTTGTTACAGGTATGCAGCAAGGTGGTCAGCTTACAACTACTACAGAAGTAGAAAACTGGCCGGGTGATGCGGAAGGTTTAACAGGCCCAGCACTGATGGATCGCATGAAAGAGCACGCAGAGCGCTTTGAAACAGAGATCCTGTTCGACCACATTAACGAAGTAGACCTATCAAACCGCCCTTTCCGTCTTAAAGGCGATTCTGGCGAGTACACGTGTGATGCATTGATCATCTCAACGGGTGCATCAGCTAAGTACCTAGGTTTAGAATCTGAAGAAGCATTCAAAGGCCGCGGCGTTTCTGCTTGTGCAACGTGTGATGGTTTCTTCTACCGTAACCAAAAAGTGGCGGTTGTAGGTGGTGGTAACACCGCTGTTGAAGAAGCACTTTACCTATCTAACATCGCATCTGAAGTTCATCTAGTTCACCGCCGTGACACGTTCCGCGCTGAAAAGATTCTAGTGAAACGCTTAATGGACAAAGTAGAGAACGGCAACATTGTTCTTCACACTGATCGCACGCTAGACGAAGTTCTGGGCGACGACATGGGTGTGACTGGCGTTCGTATTAAAGATACTCAGTCTGACAAAACAGAAGATATCGACGTAATGGGCGCATTCATTGCTATCGGTCACCAACCGAACACGGAAATCTTCAAAGGCCAAGTAGACATGAAAGATGACTACATCATCGTTCAGTCAGGTCTTGAAGGAAACGCGACACAGACAAGCATCCCAGGCGTATTCGCTGCGGGTGACGTAATGGACCACAACTACCGTCAAGCAATTACCTCTGCGGGTACGGGTTGTATGGCTGCATTAGACGCAGAACGCTTCCTAGATGGCCTTAACGATAAGTAA
- the cydD gene encoding heme ABC transporter permease/ATP-binding protein CydD, with protein MDKKKQRSLNKWLKQQSSLAKRWLMIAIGLGVLSSVFLIAQAALLASILHQLIIENVDKSELVGHFAGLALSVVGRAGCTWGREIAGYRCGEQVRIYIRQLILDKLRELGPAYIKGKPAGTWATLLLEQVEDMQDFFSRYLPQMSLSVMIPFIILVVVFPINWAAGLIFLITAPLVPMFMALVGMKAADANRKNFKALQRLSGHFYDRLQSMTTIRLFDRTNAETEVLKGASEVFRTRTMDVLKIAFLSSAVLEFFTSISIAMTAVYFGFTYIGELNFGHYGAGITLFAGLFILILAPEFYQPLRDLGTFYHAKQQAVGAAESIVEFLETDITKVKSGDTQLDSAQGINIEAQDLKVLSPEGVQLVGPISFALNTRQSTALVGPSGAGKTSLINAILGFMPYEGSLKINGIELRDLDLASWRKAISWVGQNPLLLHGTIRDNVTLGKHDITDQVVENALEQSFASEFVNEHGLDYMVSDRSGGLSVGQSQRLALARAMIQDGQFWLLDEPTASLDTRSEQLVMKGINSNIESRTALLVTHQLAPLKSVDNILVMRDGGLVEQGHYSQLSTAGGLFEEMLNANLAQQDNKGNLDA; from the coding sequence ATGGATAAGAAAAAACAACGCAGCTTGAATAAGTGGCTTAAGCAACAGAGCAGTTTAGCGAAACGCTGGCTCATGATTGCGATTGGCCTTGGCGTACTCTCAAGCGTGTTTTTAATTGCTCAAGCAGCTCTTCTCGCCTCTATTCTTCACCAGCTGATCATCGAGAATGTCGATAAATCTGAACTGGTTGGTCATTTCGCTGGCTTGGCATTATCGGTCGTTGGCCGAGCTGGCTGTACATGGGGACGTGAAATCGCTGGCTATCGCTGCGGTGAACAGGTTCGTATTTACATCAGGCAGCTCATTCTCGATAAATTACGAGAGCTTGGCCCTGCCTATATCAAAGGTAAACCTGCAGGTACTTGGGCAACCTTGTTGTTAGAGCAAGTAGAAGACATGCAAGATTTCTTCTCTCGCTACTTACCTCAGATGTCTCTGTCAGTGATGATTCCGTTTATCATTCTTGTGGTCGTGTTCCCAATCAACTGGGCGGCAGGTTTGATCTTCTTGATTACCGCACCACTGGTACCGATGTTCATGGCACTTGTCGGCATGAAAGCCGCAGACGCAAACCGTAAAAACTTCAAAGCGCTTCAACGTCTTTCAGGTCACTTTTACGACCGTTTGCAGTCAATGACAACCATTCGTCTATTTGATCGCACGAACGCTGAAACAGAGGTACTTAAAGGTGCTTCAGAAGTGTTCCGAACTCGTACTATGGATGTGTTGAAAATCGCTTTCTTGTCTTCTGCGGTTCTTGAGTTCTTCACCTCAATCTCAATTGCGATGACGGCTGTTTACTTTGGTTTCACCTACATTGGTGAGCTTAACTTCGGTCACTACGGTGCAGGCATTACGCTATTCGCAGGTTTGTTTATCCTTATCTTGGCGCCAGAGTTTTACCAACCTCTGCGTGACTTAGGTACTTTCTACCATGCGAAACAACAAGCGGTTGGCGCTGCTGAAAGTATTGTTGAGTTCCTAGAAACGGACATTACTAAAGTTAAATCAGGTGACACTCAACTCGATTCAGCTCAAGGCATCAATATTGAAGCTCAAGATCTAAAAGTGTTAAGCCCTGAAGGTGTTCAATTAGTTGGCCCTATCTCGTTTGCATTGAACACTCGTCAATCGACAGCACTTGTCGGCCCAAGTGGTGCGGGTAAAACCAGCTTGATCAACGCCATCCTTGGTTTCATGCCTTATGAAGGAAGCTTGAAAATCAATGGTATTGAACTGCGTGACTTAGACTTGGCATCTTGGCGTAAAGCCATTAGCTGGGTTGGTCAAAACCCATTACTACTGCATGGCACCATTCGTGACAACGTCACGCTAGGTAAGCATGATATCACTGACCAAGTTGTCGAGAATGCACTTGAGCAATCATTTGCTAGTGAATTTGTAAACGAGCACGGCTTGGATTACATGGTCTCTGATCGTTCTGGCGGCTTGTCTGTTGGTCAATCACAGCGTTTGGCGTTAGCTCGTGCAATGATTCAAGACGGTCAGTTCTGGTTGTTAGATGAACCGACTGCCAGCCTAGATACTCGTAGCGAACAGTTAGTGATGAAAGGCATCAATAGCAACATTGAAAGCCGCACTGCACTGCTTGTGACGCACCAACTCGCTCCTCTTAAATCAGTCGATAATATTCTGGTTATGCGCGATGGTGGTCTGGTTGAACAAGGTCATTACTCTCAGCTTTCAACTGCGGGTGGTTTGTTCGAAGAGATGCTTAACGCGAACTTAGCTCAACAAGATAATAAGGGTAATTTAGATGCGTGA